A region of Kribbella sp. NBC_01245 DNA encodes the following proteins:
- a CDS encoding NYN domain-containing protein, with translation MVSEVAANAGSNATILPEPVRQRVLALAAQALGAMPATDIPAPLRRFASFAPAKRAKLSASVLGPILDTDEHFRRLIAFEVRREHPELGDAVAEAVPTPSADPAEVAALAYLLRPDDWQARVAEAADLPKAEPKADDEAIARLGEQLDQARTETRQVRERLREQLAEVKAENVTLRRKLNEARQRIAGLQSDLADRTVAADTADDRVDAARAESERELRKLRARITELEAIEHAARRTAGQEREFASVRTRLLLDTVIEAASGLRRELALPPGGELRPADTVAGVEPSVESVGRSAPDDDPSLLDELLALPQVHLVVDGYNVTKTAWPSAPLHSQRQRLVTALGALVAQRRIEVTAVFDGATLSGPVQLNPPRGVRVRFSPAGVTADEVIRQLVRAEPAGRPVVVVSSDREVADSIIAMGARALAASTLTARLARG, from the coding sequence ATGGTGTCCGAGGTAGCGGCCAACGCCGGGTCCAACGCCACGATTCTTCCCGAACCGGTCCGCCAGCGAGTGCTGGCGCTGGCCGCGCAGGCGCTCGGCGCGATGCCGGCGACGGATATCCCCGCGCCCTTGCGACGGTTCGCGAGTTTCGCCCCGGCCAAACGAGCCAAGCTGTCCGCGTCGGTGCTCGGGCCGATCCTGGACACCGACGAGCATTTCCGCCGGCTGATCGCGTTCGAGGTCCGTCGCGAGCATCCGGAGCTCGGCGATGCCGTCGCGGAGGCCGTGCCGACTCCGTCCGCCGACCCGGCCGAGGTGGCCGCCCTGGCGTACCTGCTCAGGCCGGACGACTGGCAGGCCCGCGTGGCCGAGGCCGCCGACCTGCCCAAGGCCGAGCCGAAGGCGGATGACGAGGCCATCGCGCGGCTGGGTGAGCAGCTCGACCAGGCCCGTACGGAGACGCGTCAGGTCCGCGAACGCCTTCGGGAACAGCTGGCCGAGGTGAAGGCCGAAAACGTCACCCTGCGCCGCAAACTCAACGAAGCCCGCCAGCGCATCGCCGGTCTCCAGTCGGACCTCGCCGATCGAACGGTTGCCGCCGACACCGCCGACGACCGGGTCGACGCCGCCCGTGCGGAGTCAGAGCGCGAGCTACGCAAGCTCCGGGCCCGGATTACCGAGCTTGAGGCGATTGAGCATGCGGCACGTCGTACGGCGGGGCAGGAGCGGGAGTTCGCATCAGTACGCACGAGGCTCTTGCTGGACACGGTTATCGAGGCCGCGAGCGGTTTGCGTCGTGAGCTGGCGCTGCCACCTGGGGGAGAGCTCCGGCCGGCAGACACAGTTGCAGGCGTTGAGCCGTCTGTGGAGTCTGTAGGCCGTTCTGCGCCCGACGACGACCCCAGCCTCCTGGACGAGCTACTCGCGCTACCGCAGGTGCATCTCGTTGTCGACGGCTACAACGTCACCAAGACCGCTTGGCCGAGTGCGCCCCTGCACTCCCAGCGGCAGCGCCTTGTGACGGCACTGGGCGCGCTGGTGGCCCAGCGGCGGATCGAGGTGACGGCCGTGTTCGACGGGGCGACCTTGTCCGGGCCGGTTCAGCTCAATCCACCCCGTGGCGTCCGGGTGCGGTTCAGCCCGGCCGGGGTGACGGCCGATGAGGTGATCCGGCAACTGGTTCGCGCCGAGCCCGCGGGCCGCCCGGTCGTCGTCGTGTCCAGCGATCGCGAAGTCGCCGACAGCATCATCGCGATGGGCGCCCGCGCGCTCGCCGCCAGCACCCTTACAGCTCGCCTAGCCCGCGGCTGA
- a CDS encoding DEDD exonuclease domain-containing protein, with translation MSSPGAPAAAAQTRIRGVQPSFDELGTPLRDVTFCVVDLETTGGAPGDSGITEVGAVKVRSGEILGEFQTLVNPHDPIPPFIAVLTGITNAMVATSPRIGSVLPAFLEFAQGCVLVAHNAPFDVGFLKHEAQAHGFAWPDFAVVDTALLARRALGKDEAPNCKLGTLARYFRSGTTPNHRALSDARATVDVLHGLFERVGSLGVQTLEDLHSFSSRVTTAQRGKRHLAEPLPHAPGVYLFTDDRGEVLYVGKSKDLRTRVRNYFTASETRTRMGEMIGIATAVRGIECATPLEAEVRELRLIAEHKPRYNRKSRFPERQHWLKVTVEPFPRLSMVKQVRDDGAGYLGPFSRKRTAERAMAALYETFPIRQCTERMSRHPNRSTCVLVEMGRCVAPCDGRIDMAAYGVLVAELRATLAVDPTPVVLALTARIERLSADERFEDAAVHRDRLSAFVRSSARMQRMAAVTSCAEICAARRLDDGAWELHVIRRGRLAAAGVSPVGTHPRRVLEMLQASGETVLPGIGPVATASPEEIETVLRWLESPGVRLVELDGEWTSPATGAGRYLRRLDNARAGADHHEPGERRRALRPVGP, from the coding sequence ATGAGCAGTCCAGGCGCACCGGCGGCGGCCGCACAGACACGGATTCGCGGCGTCCAGCCGAGCTTCGACGAGCTCGGCACCCCGCTGCGCGACGTGACCTTCTGCGTGGTCGACCTGGAGACCACCGGTGGCGCACCCGGCGATTCGGGCATCACCGAGGTCGGCGCGGTCAAGGTTCGGTCGGGCGAGATCCTCGGCGAGTTCCAGACCCTGGTCAATCCGCACGACCCGATTCCGCCGTTCATCGCGGTGCTGACCGGGATCACCAACGCGATGGTGGCGACGTCACCCCGGATCGGGTCGGTGCTGCCCGCGTTCCTGGAGTTCGCGCAGGGCTGTGTGCTGGTGGCGCACAACGCGCCGTTCGACGTGGGCTTCCTGAAGCATGAGGCGCAGGCGCACGGGTTCGCCTGGCCCGATTTCGCGGTCGTCGACACGGCCCTGCTGGCCCGGCGGGCGCTCGGCAAGGACGAGGCGCCGAACTGCAAACTCGGCACCCTCGCGCGCTACTTCCGCTCCGGGACGACGCCGAACCACCGCGCCCTGTCCGACGCGCGTGCCACCGTCGACGTACTGCATGGGCTCTTCGAGCGGGTGGGCTCGCTCGGGGTGCAGACACTGGAGGACCTGCATTCGTTCTCGTCGCGGGTGACGACCGCTCAACGTGGCAAACGGCATCTCGCGGAGCCGCTGCCGCATGCGCCTGGCGTTTACCTGTTCACCGACGACCGGGGCGAGGTGCTGTACGTCGGCAAGTCGAAGGACCTGCGCACCCGTGTGCGGAACTACTTCACCGCATCCGAGACCCGGACCCGCATGGGCGAGATGATCGGCATCGCCACCGCCGTGCGCGGGATCGAGTGCGCGACCCCGCTGGAGGCCGAGGTGCGGGAGCTGCGGCTGATCGCCGAGCACAAACCGCGCTACAACCGGAAGTCCCGGTTCCCCGAGCGGCAGCACTGGCTCAAGGTCACGGTCGAGCCATTTCCGCGGCTGTCCATGGTGAAACAGGTGCGCGATGACGGCGCCGGCTACCTCGGGCCGTTCAGCCGCAAGCGCACGGCCGAGCGGGCGATGGCCGCGCTGTACGAGACGTTCCCGATCCGGCAATGCACCGAGCGGATGTCCCGGCACCCCAACCGCAGCACCTGCGTGCTGGTCGAGATGGGCCGCTGCGTCGCGCCGTGCGACGGCCGGATCGACATGGCGGCGTACGGCGTGTTGGTGGCCGAGTTGCGCGCGACGCTGGCCGTTGACCCGACACCGGTGGTGCTGGCGCTGACCGCTCGGATCGAACGGTTGTCGGCCGACGAGCGGTTCGAGGACGCGGCCGTGCACCGGGACCGGCTCAGCGCCTTCGTCCGCAGCAGCGCCCGGATGCAGCGGATGGCCGCGGTGACGAGTTGCGCCGAGATCTGCGCTGCCCGGCGGCTGGACGACGGCGCCTGGGAGCTACACGTCATCCGCCGGGGCCGGCTGGCCGCGGCGGGGGTCAGCCCGGTCGGGACCCATCCACGCCGCGTGCTGGAGATGCTGCAGGCGTCGGGAGAGACCGTGCTGCCCGGGATCGGCCCGGTCGCGACGGCCTCCCCGGAGGAGATCGAGACGGTGCTGCGCTGGCTGGAATCACCCGGAGTAAGGCTGGTGGAGCTGGACGGCGAGTGGACCAGTCCGGCCACTGGTGCGGGGCGGTACCTGCGCCGACTGGACAATGCCCGCGCCGGGGCCGATCATCACGAACCGGGCGAACGACGGCGTGCGCTGCGCCCGGTCGGGCCGTAG